A single Microbacterium sulfonylureivorans DNA region contains:
- a CDS encoding gamma-glutamylcyclotransferase family protein has protein sequence MTFPPPTLPLFVYGSLRPGMALWSAISEHVLESRPAALDGRLFWHVGMEWPLLVVGDGATGVVRGELLSLAPGDAVNRVIVDEELLYGYDARWLPVTSDVGEVEALVLVWPRADELGPAIESGDYSVAVAAATSGSA, from the coding sequence GTGACCTTCCCCCCGCCGACCCTGCCGCTGTTCGTCTACGGCAGCCTCCGCCCCGGCATGGCGCTGTGGAGCGCGATCAGCGAGCACGTGCTCGAGTCCCGTCCGGCCGCGCTCGACGGGAGGCTGTTCTGGCACGTCGGGATGGAGTGGCCGCTGCTGGTCGTCGGTGACGGCGCGACCGGCGTGGTGCGAGGCGAACTCCTCTCGCTCGCCCCCGGCGACGCGGTCAACCGGGTGATCGTCGACGAGGAGCTGCTGTACGGCTACGACGCCCGCTGGCTGCCGGTCACCTCGGATGTCGGCGAGGTCGAGGCGCTCGTCCTCGTCTGGCCGCGCGCCGACGAGCTCGGGCCCGCGATCGAGAGCGGCGACTACTCGGTGGCGGTCGCCGCCGCGACGAGCGGCTCGGCCTAG
- a CDS encoding GyrI-like domain-containing protein: MKIDLKKELASYTAKRGVFDVIDIPPLRYLMIDGHGDPNTQPYADAISTLFPVAYKLKFMSKKELGRDYVVMPLEAQWWSDDMSTFTTDRDKSRWDWTAMILVPDWTTDEEFDRARAAAADAPAIDRLRLETLDEGRCVQTLHLGPFDDEGPVLDELHHAFIPAQGLRMTGRHHEVYLSDIRRTDPAKLRTILRQPVSPADAA; the protein is encoded by the coding sequence ATGAAGATCGACCTCAAGAAGGAGCTGGCCTCCTACACCGCCAAGCGCGGCGTGTTCGACGTCATCGACATCCCGCCCCTGCGGTACCTGATGATCGACGGCCACGGCGATCCGAACACGCAGCCCTACGCCGACGCGATCTCGACGCTGTTCCCGGTGGCGTACAAGCTCAAGTTCATGAGCAAGAAGGAGCTCGGCCGCGACTACGTCGTGATGCCCCTCGAGGCCCAGTGGTGGTCCGACGACATGTCGACCTTCACGACCGACCGCGACAAGTCGAGGTGGGACTGGACGGCGATGATCCTCGTGCCCGATTGGACCACCGACGAGGAGTTCGACCGGGCCCGGGCAGCGGCGGCCGACGCGCCGGCGATCGACCGGCTCCGGCTCGAGACGCTCGACGAGGGGCGGTGCGTGCAGACGCTCCACCTCGGTCCGTTCGACGACGAGGGCCCGGTGCTCGACGAGCTGCACCACGCGTTCATCCCCGCGCAGGGGCTGCGGATGACGGGCCGCCACCACGAGGTCTATCTCAGCGACATCCGCCGCACCGACCCGGCGAAGCTGCGCACGATCCTGCGGCAGCCGGTCTCACCCGCCGACGCAGCCTAG
- a CDS encoding DUF427 domain-containing protein yields the protein MAHPTPDPVAPGQESVWDYPRPPRVERVDRRVVIRLGGEVIIDTGDVVRVLETSHPPVYYLPIADFAEGALVPTVGGSYCEFKGAARYFDVRGGDASAPKGAWNYPEPAPGFELLADRVAVYARPMDACEVDGEPVVPQPGGFYGGWITAAIAGPFKGTPGSMGW from the coding sequence ATGGCCCACCCCACCCCCGATCCCGTCGCCCCCGGCCAGGAGTCGGTGTGGGACTATCCCCGTCCGCCCAGGGTCGAGCGGGTCGATCGGCGCGTCGTGATCCGCCTCGGCGGCGAGGTGATCATCGACACCGGCGACGTCGTGCGGGTGCTCGAGACCAGCCATCCGCCCGTGTACTACCTGCCGATCGCCGACTTCGCCGAGGGGGCCCTCGTGCCGACCGTCGGCGGCTCGTACTGCGAGTTCAAGGGGGCGGCGCGGTACTTCGACGTGCGGGGAGGGGATGCCTCGGCGCCCAAGGGCGCCTGGAACTACCCCGAGCCGGCGCCGGGGTTCGAGCTCCTCGCCGACCGGGTCGCGGTGTACGCCCGGCCGATGGACGCGTGCGAGGTCGACGGCGAGCCGGTGGTGCCGCAGCCCGGCGGGTTCTACGGCGGGTGGATCACGGCGGCGATCGCGGGTCCGTTCAAGGGGACCCCGGGCTCGATGGGCTGGTGA
- a CDS encoding dihydrolipoyl dehydrogenase family protein: MSTREYDLIVIGAGPVGENVADRAKQGGLSVVVVESELVGGECSYWACMPSKTLLRSGAAIRAARDVDGAKQAVTGSVDVAAALRRRDAIVYDWNDTSQVEWLQSVGIDLERGHGRLTGVREVTVEAADGSSTTLVARHAVVVSTGSAALLPDIPGLRDASPWTSRDATGVREVPASLAILGGGVVGSEMATLFTTFGADVTVIARSGLLGGMEPFAGEAVVAALREAGADVRTGVEVERVAREADGDVVLTLSDGVEVRAAEVLVATGRVPRTGDVGFETVGLEPGAWLDVDDTLRVRGLDWLYGVGDVNHRALLTHQGKYQARAAGDVIAARARGDEVDDAPWGAHVATADHASVPQVTFTDPEVASVGHTEASATAAGIGIRVLDYDLSWISGASTHADHYKGRARAIVDDERRVLVGATFVGPDIAELLHSATIAIVGEVPLDRLWHAVPSYPTVSEVWLRWLEEYGR, encoded by the coding sequence ATGAGCACCCGTGAATACGACCTCATCGTCATCGGCGCCGGCCCCGTCGGAGAGAACGTCGCGGATCGCGCGAAGCAGGGCGGGCTGTCCGTCGTCGTCGTCGAGAGCGAGCTGGTGGGCGGTGAATGCTCGTACTGGGCATGCATGCCGTCCAAGACGCTGCTCCGCAGCGGGGCGGCGATCCGGGCCGCACGCGACGTCGACGGCGCGAAGCAGGCCGTCACCGGCTCGGTCGACGTCGCCGCCGCCCTCCGACGCCGCGACGCGATCGTCTACGACTGGAACGACACGTCCCAGGTCGAGTGGCTGCAGAGCGTCGGCATCGACCTCGAGCGGGGTCACGGCCGACTGACCGGCGTGCGCGAGGTCACGGTCGAGGCCGCCGACGGCTCTTCGACGACCCTCGTCGCGCGGCACGCGGTGGTGGTCTCGACCGGATCGGCGGCGCTCCTCCCCGACATCCCCGGTCTGAGGGATGCCTCGCCCTGGACGAGCCGCGACGCCACCGGCGTGCGCGAGGTGCCGGCATCCCTCGCGATCCTCGGCGGCGGGGTCGTCGGCAGCGAGATGGCGACGCTGTTCACCACGTTCGGCGCCGACGTCACGGTCATCGCGCGCTCCGGCCTGCTCGGCGGGATGGAGCCCTTCGCCGGCGAAGCGGTCGTCGCCGCGCTGCGGGAGGCCGGCGCCGACGTGCGCACCGGCGTCGAGGTCGAGCGGGTCGCGCGCGAGGCCGACGGCGACGTCGTGCTCACTCTCTCGGACGGCGTCGAGGTGCGCGCGGCGGAGGTGCTGGTGGCCACCGGCCGCGTTCCGCGCACGGGCGATGTCGGGTTCGAGACGGTCGGCCTCGAGCCCGGGGCCTGGCTCGACGTCGACGACACCCTCCGCGTGCGCGGACTCGACTGGCTCTACGGCGTCGGCGACGTCAACCACCGGGCGCTGCTGACGCACCAGGGCAAGTACCAGGCTCGCGCCGCCGGTGACGTCATCGCCGCCCGGGCCCGCGGCGACGAGGTCGACGACGCACCGTGGGGCGCTCATGTCGCCACCGCCGACCACGCGAGCGTGCCCCAGGTCACGTTCACCGATCCGGAGGTGGCATCGGTCGGCCACACCGAGGCGTCGGCGACGGCGGCGGGCATCGGCATCCGGGTGCTCGACTACGACCTGTCGTGGATCTCGGGCGCGAGCACGCATGCCGACCACTACAAGGGCCGGGCGCGCGCGATCGTCGACGACGAGCGCCGCGTGCTCGTCGGTGCGACCTTCGTCGGGCCGGACATCGCCGAGCTGCTGCACTCGGCGACGATCGCGATCGTCGGCGAGGTGCCGCTCGACCGGCTGTGGCATGCCGTTCCGTCGTACCCGACGGTGAGCGAGGTGTGGCTGCGCTGGCTGGAGGAGTACGGCCGCTGA
- a CDS encoding ABC transporter ATP-binding protein: MAIEFRSVTKRFADGTVAVDDFSLVLPAHRTTVLVGSSGCGKTTLLRMINRLVEPTSGVIAIDDEPIAGRDPVKLRRGIGYVLQNAGLLPHFTVADNIATVPVLSGVARKAARERALELMDVVGLDRSLADRYPSQLSGGQQQRVGVARGLAVDPNILLMDEPFGAVDPIVRKELQAETLRLQRELDKTIVFVTHDIDEAFLLGDQIVILEKGAKIAQLGTADEILENPASDFVADFIGSRKGTRALRRKETPRGVVLVDDTGRTQGVLVGDDS; encoded by the coding sequence ATGGCGATCGAGTTCCGATCCGTCACGAAGCGCTTCGCCGACGGCACCGTCGCGGTCGACGACTTCAGCCTCGTGCTGCCCGCGCACCGGACGACCGTGCTCGTCGGGTCGTCGGGGTGCGGCAAGACGACCCTCCTGCGCATGATCAACCGCCTCGTCGAGCCGACGAGCGGAGTCATCGCGATCGACGACGAGCCGATCGCCGGGCGCGACCCCGTGAAGCTGCGTCGCGGCATCGGGTATGTGCTGCAGAACGCCGGCCTGCTTCCCCATTTCACGGTGGCCGACAACATCGCGACGGTGCCGGTGCTGAGCGGCGTCGCCCGCAAGGCGGCCCGCGAGCGGGCACTCGAGCTGATGGATGTCGTCGGCCTCGACCGTTCGCTCGCCGACCGGTATCCGAGCCAGCTCTCGGGCGGCCAGCAGCAGCGGGTGGGCGTCGCGCGCGGTCTCGCCGTCGACCCCAACATCCTCCTGATGGACGAGCCGTTCGGCGCGGTGGACCCCATCGTGCGAAAAGAGCTGCAGGCCGAGACCCTCCGCCTCCAGCGCGAGCTCGACAAGACGATCGTCTTCGTCACGCACGACATCGACGAGGCGTTCCTGCTCGGCGACCAGATCGTGATCCTCGAGAAGGGCGCCAAGATCGCCCAGCTCGGCACCGCGGACGAGATCCTCGAGAACCCGGCGAGCGACTTCGTCGCGGACTTCATCGGCTCGAGGAAGGGCACGCGGGCCCTCCGCCGCAAAGAGACCCCGCGGGGCGTCGTGCTCGTCGACGACACCGGCCGCACGCAGGGGGTTCTGGTCGGAGACGACTCATGA
- a CDS encoding ABC transporter permease, whose amino-acid sequence MTWVLDNLDLIWSLSLDQLRQSLVAIVLGFAIALPIGWAAFRYSALRGPTLTTVGLLYTIPSLGLFAVLAAAFGVPYLSELNLIVALTIYAVAIMTRSVADGLASVDPVTREAAVAVGFGAWRRFWTVDFPLAGPVLLAGLRVTASSTISLATVGILIGVENLGYLFTNGSQRRIIPEVLAGVVAVVVIALIIDLLLIVAGRALMPWNRRRPTRAERALRAAVTA is encoded by the coding sequence ATGACCTGGGTCCTCGACAACCTCGATCTCATCTGGAGCCTCTCGCTCGACCAGCTGCGGCAGAGCCTCGTCGCCATCGTGCTCGGATTCGCGATCGCGCTTCCCATCGGCTGGGCGGCGTTCCGCTACTCCGCGCTGCGCGGGCCCACCCTGACGACGGTCGGGCTGCTCTACACGATCCCCTCGCTCGGGCTCTTCGCCGTGCTGGCCGCGGCGTTCGGCGTTCCGTACCTGTCGGAGCTCAACCTCATCGTCGCGCTGACCATCTACGCCGTGGCGATCATGACGCGATCGGTCGCGGACGGCCTCGCGTCGGTGGACCCCGTCACGCGCGAGGCCGCCGTGGCGGTCGGCTTCGGCGCCTGGCGGCGGTTCTGGACCGTCGACTTCCCGCTCGCCGGCCCCGTGCTGCTCGCGGGTCTGCGCGTGACGGCGTCCTCGACGATCTCGCTCGCCACGGTGGGCATCCTCATCGGGGTGGAGAACCTCGGCTACCTCTTCACCAACGGCTCACAGCGACGGATCATCCCCGAGGTGCTCGCGGGAGTCGTGGCGGTCGTGGTGATCGCCCTGATCATCGACCTGCTCCTCATCGTCGCAGGACGCGCCCTCATGCCGTGGAACCGGCGGCGGCCGACGCGCGCGGAGCGCGCCCTCCGAGCGGCGGTGACCGCGTGA